From the Microplitis mediator isolate UGA2020A chromosome 6, iyMicMedi2.1, whole genome shotgun sequence genome, one window contains:
- the LOC130669407 gene encoding sodium/hydrogen exchanger 3 isoform X1, with protein MAPHESTCNVLLLVLLLCTSCMLHCAARSYDDTRRSASGDDGDGSVMEVLPMHGPSADNHDLPQDLGKPYPGKSFGPMGPIDRTFLDDSLRNLESGDDGGVDGRDAAAADGNGANGNTNSNGVIGHKKRTEYKVFSVEFHRVETPFIIGIWIFFASLAKIGFHMAPKFSKMFPESCLLIVVGVVIGVLLFHASTVHVSPLTPDTFFLYMLPPIILDAGYFMPNRLFFDHLGTILLFAVIGTIFNTLSIGATLWVLGKSGLFGFTTPLLDMFLFSALISAVDPVAVLAVFEEIHVNEILYIVVFGESLLNDAVTVVLYHMFETYSEMGPSRITYMDILSGLGSFLVVAIGGTIIGVIWGLATGFVTRFTNQVRVIEPIFIFVMAYLAYLNAEIFHMSGILAITFCGITMKNYVEANISHKSHTTVKYTMKMLSSSSETIIFMFLGVATVNNRHDWNTWFVVMTIVLCSVYRIVGVMVLTAVANRFRLHKLDKVEKFVMSYGGLRGAVAFALVLLIDPKHVPLQPMFVTTTIAVIYFTVFIQGITIKPLVKILNVKRAERRKPTMNERIHERIMDHIMAGVEDILGKHGNYHLRDKFKRFDNKFIRPYVVRNHCGAEPKILETYSKLAMKDAMDYIRRNASTIGNISGTESMSAIFRNYSNPGHFNSRWAVQKKLKISQHRVTPLLAKGSTCSSNFPFVHSSPSCSQLEAGWNIDLQELEYYPSKKDLTDAKIHHLLAEELCKPYKRTYVFQHRRLSYSRHAVNDRDLSTQVNYKMHMNIRRMMGEHKHRHKRSKKIIKEGSKQNHVSFPELQQQNGSTKLFSPDYIDSDLYKMEDEEEVKPTRDPDWDSAITFTARTSDSNQYGEGSRCDNAHSDDDTDDDDNTECGMMRRHRGESEGESFRVTTPTATETMLPWKREDDYDSARPVQQNEFPAWCSNKEYLAYSSPSATFLGGIEQPKVQSVIGLFRKDSAGSPDIAGYRDLDESDEFAGVGFTNGTFSPRTTDKSSKVKRRGSMMELNSAESIHKEKVNNNGSHSLPEYWNSQRLRLQQSQTTFPCSTGNAPSLSTALISSSTESSEDYEED; from the exons atggcacCCCATGAGAGTACTTGTAATGTTTTGCTACTGGTGTTGTTGTTGTGTACGAGCTGTATGCTGCATTGCGCAGCACGCTCGTACGATGATACCAGACGTTCAGCTTCTGGGGATGACGGCGATGGATCTGTGATGGAAGTACTGCCAATGCACGGACCCAGTGCAGATAATCATGATTTGCCGCAGGATCTGGGTAAGCCGTATCCTGGGAAAAGCTTTGGACCCATGGGACCCATCGATCGCACCTTTCTCGACGACTCACTGCGTAACCTTGAGAGCGGCGATGACGGCGGTGTTGATGGGAGagatgctgctgctgctgatgGGAACGGTGCTAATGGCAATACCAATTCAAACGGCGTTATTGGACACAAAAAGAGAACAGAGTACAAAGTATTTAGCGTTGAATTTCATCGAGTTGAAACGCCATTCATCATAGGCATCTGGATATTTTTCGCCAGTCTTGCTAAGATTG GTTTTCACATGGCGCCCAAATTCAGCAAAATGTTTCCCGAGTCCTGTCTACTTATCGTCGTGGGAGTTGTCATTGGAGTCCTGCTGTTTCATGCTAGCACTGTACATGTATCACCACTTACACCAGATACATTCTTCCTTTACATGCTTCCACCTATTATACTTGATGCTGGTTATTTTATGCCCAACCGATTGTTCTTTGACCATTTGGGAACTATTCTGCTGTTTGCTGTCATTGGAACAATATTCAACACTTTGTCGatag GCGCAACACTTTGGGTTTTAGGAAAGAGTGGTCTTTTTGGTTTCACAACACCGCTTCTCGATATGTTTCTTTTTTCTGCACTAATAAGCGCAGTTGATCCAGTGGCTGTACTTGCAGTTTTTGAAGAAATTCATGTCAATGAAATTCTTTATATTGTTGTTTTTGGAGaaagtttattaaatgatGCCGTCACAGTT GTGCTGTATCACATGTTCGAGACATACAGCGAAATGGGTCCATCAAGAATAACATACATGGATATACTATCAGGTCTGGGATCGTTTCTTGTTGTTGCCATTGGAGGAACAATAATAGGTGTAATATGGGGCTTAGCTACTGGCTTCGTAACACGTTTTACCAATCAAGTGCGCGTGATTGAACCCATCTTTATATTTGTCATGGCCTATCTGGCTTACCTCAATGCCGAGATATTTCACATGTCGGGAATTCTCGC catTACTTTTTGCGGCATaactatgaaaaattatgTCGAAGCAAATATTTCTCACAAATCTCACACGACTGTCAAGTACACGATGAAGATGCTGTCAAGTAGCTCTGagacaattatatttatgtttctGGGTGTTGCGACAGTAAATAATAGGCATGATTGGAATACGTGGTTTGTCGTTATGACTATTGTACTGTGTTCAGTCTATCGGATTGTCG GTGTAATGGTACTCACGGCAGTGGCTAATCGATTTCGCCTGCATAAACTGGACAAGGTAGAAAAGTTCGTGATGTCGTACGGAGGTTTGCGTGGGGCCGTGGCATTCGCCTTGGTACTTCTCATCGACCCGAAACACGTGCCTCTGCAACCGATGTTCGTAACAACCACTATCGCTGTCATTTATTTCACCGTTTTCATTCAG ggTATAACAATTAAGCCAttggtaaaaatattgaatgtaAAAAGAGCTGAGAGGCGGAAACCGACCATGAATGAAAGAATACACGAGAGG ATTATGGATCATATAATGGCAGGTGTCGAGGACATTCTGGGGAAACATGGAAATTATCATTTGAGAGACAA ATTCAAAAGAttcgataataaatttatacgtCCGTATGTGGTGAGAAATCATTGCGGTGCTGAGCCAAAAATATTGGAAACTTATTCGAAGCTAGCGATGAAAGACGCTATGGATTATATAAGAAGAAACGCATCGACGATTGGAAATATAAGCGGTACCGAGAGTATGTCTGCAATATTCCGGAATTACAGCAATCCAGGACACTTTAACTCAAGGTGGGCAGTCCagaagaaattgaaaataagtCAACACCGTGTCACACCGTTATTAGCTAAGGGAAGTACATGTTCCAGTAATTTTCCTTTTGTTCATTCAAGTCCAAGTTGCAGTCAACTCGAGGCCGGGTGGAACATTGACCTGCAGGAGCTCGAGTATTATCCGTCGAAGAAAGACTTGACAGATGCTAAAATCCATCATCTACTCGCTGAAGAACTCTGCAAGCCGTACAAAAGG ACTTACGTGTTTCAGCATCGCCGACTAAGCTACAGTCGTCATGCAGTTAATGACCGTGATTTATCAACACAAGTCAATTATAAAATGCACATGAACATTCGTCGGATGATGGGTGAGCACAAACACCGACACAAacgcagtaaaaaaataatcaag GAGGGTAGTAAGCAAAATCACGTGAGTTTTCCTGAGCTTCAACAGCAAAATGGCTCTACGAAGCTTTTTTCTCCAG ATTATATAGATAGTGATTTGTACAAAATGGAAGACGAAGAAGAAGTTAAACCAACGCGAGATCCTGACTGGGATTCAGCGATTACTTTTACAGCTCGTACTTCAg ATTCTAATCAATACGGCGAGGGTTCACGATGTGATAATGCTCACAGTGATGACGATACTGATGACGATGACAACACAGAATGTGGAATGATGCGGCGACATCGTGGGGAATCTGAAg GCGAGTCATTTAGAGTAACAACTCCAACCGCTACGGAAACAATGTTGCCATGGAAACGCGAGGATGATTATGATTCAGCGAGGCCAGTCCAGCAAAATGAATTTCCTGCTTGGTGCTCAAATAAAGAATATCTAGCATACAGTTCACCATCAGCGACATTTTTAGGAGGTATTGAACAACCAAAAGTACAATCTGTGATTGGTCTTTTTCGTAAAGACAGCGCTGGGAGTCCAGATATTGCGGGTTACCGGGATCTAGACGAGAGCGATGAATTTGCGGGCGTGGGTTTTACAAATGGAACATTTTCACCGAGAACTACTG ATAAATCGAGTAAAGTAAAACGACGAGGATCAATGATGGAACTTAATTCCGCGGAGTCAATACAcaaagaaaaagtaaataacaATGGATCGCATTCGTTGCCAGAGTACTGGAACTCACAAAGGTTACGTTTACAACAATCGCAAACAACTTTTCCATGTTCAACGGGAAATGCTCCGAGTTTATCGACAGCACTTATATCCTCGTCGACAGAATCCTCCGAGGATTATGAGGAAGATTGA
- the LOC130669407 gene encoding sodium/hydrogen exchanger 3 isoform X3 has product MAPHESTCNVLLLVLLLCTSCMLHCAARSYDDTRRSASGDDGDGSVMEVLPMHGPSADNHDLPQDLGKPYPGKSFGPMGPIDRTFLDDSLRNLESGDDGGVDGRDAAAADGNGANGNTNSNGVIGHKKRTEYKVFSVEFHRVETPFIIGIWIFFASLAKIGFHMAPKFSKMFPESCLLIVVGVVIGVLLFHASTVHVSPLTPDTFFLYMLPPIILDAGYFMPNRLFFDHLGTILLFAVIGTIFNTLSIGATLWVLGKSGLFGFTTPLLDMFLFSALISAVDPVAVLAVFEEIHVNEILYIVVFGESLLNDAVTVVLYHMFETYSEMGPSRITYMDILSGLGSFLVVAIGGTIIGVIWGLATGFVTRFTNQVRVIEPIFIFVMAYLAYLNAEIFHMSGILAITFCGITMKNYVEANISHKSHTTVKYTMKMLSSSSETIIFMFLGVATVNNRHDWNTWFVVMTIVLCSVYRIVGVMVLTAVANRFRLHKLDKVEKFVMSYGGLRGAVAFALVLLIDPKHVPLQPMFVTTTIAVIYFTVFIQGITIKPLVKILNVKRAERRKPTMNERIHERIMDHIMAGVEDILGKHGNYHLRDKFKRFDNKFIRPYVVRNHCGAEPKILETYSKLAMKDAMDYIRRNASTIGNISGTESMSAIFRNYSNPGHFNSRWAVQKKLKISQHRVTPLLAKGSTCSSNFPFVHSSPSCSQLEAGWNIDLQELEYYPSKKDLTDAKIHHLLAEELCKPYKRHRRLSYSRHAVNDRDLSTQVNYKMHMNIRRMMGEHKHRHKRSKKIIKEGSKQNHVSFPELQQQNGSTKLFSPDYIDSDLYKMEDEEEVKPTRDPDWDSAITFTARTSDSNQYGEGSRCDNAHSDDDTDDDDNTECGMMRRHRGESEGESFRVTTPTATETMLPWKREDDYDSARPVQQNEFPAWCSNKEYLAYSSPSATFLGGIEQPKVQSVIGLFRKDSAGSPDIAGYRDLDESDEFAGVGFTNGTFSPRTTDKSSKVKRRGSMMELNSAESIHKEKVNNNGSHSLPEYWNSQRLRLQQSQTTFPCSTGNAPSLSTALISSSTESSEDYEED; this is encoded by the exons atggcacCCCATGAGAGTACTTGTAATGTTTTGCTACTGGTGTTGTTGTTGTGTACGAGCTGTATGCTGCATTGCGCAGCACGCTCGTACGATGATACCAGACGTTCAGCTTCTGGGGATGACGGCGATGGATCTGTGATGGAAGTACTGCCAATGCACGGACCCAGTGCAGATAATCATGATTTGCCGCAGGATCTGGGTAAGCCGTATCCTGGGAAAAGCTTTGGACCCATGGGACCCATCGATCGCACCTTTCTCGACGACTCACTGCGTAACCTTGAGAGCGGCGATGACGGCGGTGTTGATGGGAGagatgctgctgctgctgatgGGAACGGTGCTAATGGCAATACCAATTCAAACGGCGTTATTGGACACAAAAAGAGAACAGAGTACAAAGTATTTAGCGTTGAATTTCATCGAGTTGAAACGCCATTCATCATAGGCATCTGGATATTTTTCGCCAGTCTTGCTAAGATTG GTTTTCACATGGCGCCCAAATTCAGCAAAATGTTTCCCGAGTCCTGTCTACTTATCGTCGTGGGAGTTGTCATTGGAGTCCTGCTGTTTCATGCTAGCACTGTACATGTATCACCACTTACACCAGATACATTCTTCCTTTACATGCTTCCACCTATTATACTTGATGCTGGTTATTTTATGCCCAACCGATTGTTCTTTGACCATTTGGGAACTATTCTGCTGTTTGCTGTCATTGGAACAATATTCAACACTTTGTCGatag GCGCAACACTTTGGGTTTTAGGAAAGAGTGGTCTTTTTGGTTTCACAACACCGCTTCTCGATATGTTTCTTTTTTCTGCACTAATAAGCGCAGTTGATCCAGTGGCTGTACTTGCAGTTTTTGAAGAAATTCATGTCAATGAAATTCTTTATATTGTTGTTTTTGGAGaaagtttattaaatgatGCCGTCACAGTT GTGCTGTATCACATGTTCGAGACATACAGCGAAATGGGTCCATCAAGAATAACATACATGGATATACTATCAGGTCTGGGATCGTTTCTTGTTGTTGCCATTGGAGGAACAATAATAGGTGTAATATGGGGCTTAGCTACTGGCTTCGTAACACGTTTTACCAATCAAGTGCGCGTGATTGAACCCATCTTTATATTTGTCATGGCCTATCTGGCTTACCTCAATGCCGAGATATTTCACATGTCGGGAATTCTCGC catTACTTTTTGCGGCATaactatgaaaaattatgTCGAAGCAAATATTTCTCACAAATCTCACACGACTGTCAAGTACACGATGAAGATGCTGTCAAGTAGCTCTGagacaattatatttatgtttctGGGTGTTGCGACAGTAAATAATAGGCATGATTGGAATACGTGGTTTGTCGTTATGACTATTGTACTGTGTTCAGTCTATCGGATTGTCG GTGTAATGGTACTCACGGCAGTGGCTAATCGATTTCGCCTGCATAAACTGGACAAGGTAGAAAAGTTCGTGATGTCGTACGGAGGTTTGCGTGGGGCCGTGGCATTCGCCTTGGTACTTCTCATCGACCCGAAACACGTGCCTCTGCAACCGATGTTCGTAACAACCACTATCGCTGTCATTTATTTCACCGTTTTCATTCAG ggTATAACAATTAAGCCAttggtaaaaatattgaatgtaAAAAGAGCTGAGAGGCGGAAACCGACCATGAATGAAAGAATACACGAGAGG ATTATGGATCATATAATGGCAGGTGTCGAGGACATTCTGGGGAAACATGGAAATTATCATTTGAGAGACAA ATTCAAAAGAttcgataataaatttatacgtCCGTATGTGGTGAGAAATCATTGCGGTGCTGAGCCAAAAATATTGGAAACTTATTCGAAGCTAGCGATGAAAGACGCTATGGATTATATAAGAAGAAACGCATCGACGATTGGAAATATAAGCGGTACCGAGAGTATGTCTGCAATATTCCGGAATTACAGCAATCCAGGACACTTTAACTCAAGGTGGGCAGTCCagaagaaattgaaaataagtCAACACCGTGTCACACCGTTATTAGCTAAGGGAAGTACATGTTCCAGTAATTTTCCTTTTGTTCATTCAAGTCCAAGTTGCAGTCAACTCGAGGCCGGGTGGAACATTGACCTGCAGGAGCTCGAGTATTATCCGTCGAAGAAAGACTTGACAGATGCTAAAATCCATCATCTACTCGCTGAAGAACTCTGCAAGCCGTACAAAAGG CATCGCCGACTAAGCTACAGTCGTCATGCAGTTAATGACCGTGATTTATCAACACAAGTCAATTATAAAATGCACATGAACATTCGTCGGATGATGGGTGAGCACAAACACCGACACAAacgcagtaaaaaaataatcaag GAGGGTAGTAAGCAAAATCACGTGAGTTTTCCTGAGCTTCAACAGCAAAATGGCTCTACGAAGCTTTTTTCTCCAG ATTATATAGATAGTGATTTGTACAAAATGGAAGACGAAGAAGAAGTTAAACCAACGCGAGATCCTGACTGGGATTCAGCGATTACTTTTACAGCTCGTACTTCAg ATTCTAATCAATACGGCGAGGGTTCACGATGTGATAATGCTCACAGTGATGACGATACTGATGACGATGACAACACAGAATGTGGAATGATGCGGCGACATCGTGGGGAATCTGAAg GCGAGTCATTTAGAGTAACAACTCCAACCGCTACGGAAACAATGTTGCCATGGAAACGCGAGGATGATTATGATTCAGCGAGGCCAGTCCAGCAAAATGAATTTCCTGCTTGGTGCTCAAATAAAGAATATCTAGCATACAGTTCACCATCAGCGACATTTTTAGGAGGTATTGAACAACCAAAAGTACAATCTGTGATTGGTCTTTTTCGTAAAGACAGCGCTGGGAGTCCAGATATTGCGGGTTACCGGGATCTAGACGAGAGCGATGAATTTGCGGGCGTGGGTTTTACAAATGGAACATTTTCACCGAGAACTACTG ATAAATCGAGTAAAGTAAAACGACGAGGATCAATGATGGAACTTAATTCCGCGGAGTCAATACAcaaagaaaaagtaaataacaATGGATCGCATTCGTTGCCAGAGTACTGGAACTCACAAAGGTTACGTTTACAACAATCGCAAACAACTTTTCCATGTTCAACGGGAAATGCTCCGAGTTTATCGACAGCACTTATATCCTCGTCGACAGAATCCTCCGAGGATTATGAGGAAGATTGA